The Bradyrhizobium barranii subsp. barranii genome segment CAGCATCGATCCGGCACCCAGGGTCACCGCCATCGCCCGCAACAGATCGACCGCCGCAGGCACAGTGAGGTTTCCGATCGTCGACCCCGGAAAGAAGCCGAGGCGCGCGGTCGCCCCAATCTCTTCCGGCAAAGAAAAGGGATAAGTGAAGTCGGCCTCGGTTGGATAGATCGGCAGCCCCGGGAATGCATGGGTCAGGCCTGCCGCAACCTCCCGGAGGAATTCGCCCGAGATGTCGATCGGCACATAGGCAGAAGGCTCCGTCTCTGCCAGCAACAGTCGCGTCTTTGCCGACGAGCCTGAGCCGAATTCTATGACTGCGCGGCCCGGCCCCGCGAGCGCGGCGATTTCCGATGCTGCGGACGCAAGGATCGATCGCTCGGTTCGAGTCGGGTAGTATTCGGGCAGCAGCGTGATGGCTTCAAACAGAGCCGATCCGCGGCGGTCATAAAGCCATCTCGCCGGAATTGCCTTTGGCGCGAGGCTCAGCCCTTCCATGATGTCATAGCGGAACGCCGCCGTCAGGTCGGCCACCGTAGATCGCATTTCGTTCTGGAGTTGAAGCAATTTCGGCTTTCCTTCGCACGACGTCTCGGTCGGCCCGGCCCGCGGCCGCAATGACGTCAGGAGACCAATGTGGACAATTTCTTCAGGCCGCGATGGATATTGATCTTGACCAGGGCCGCCGACTGTCCGGTCGCACCGGCCGCTCGCGCGATACTCAGACCATTGAGCTTCACGAGGCGGATCACGCTCTCTTGCGCAGGCTTCAACCGCCCAAGCAGCTGGTCCAGCGCGGCAGCGCTGATCGCGGCACCTTCGTGATCCTCGATTGCGATGTCTTCGTCGAGCGCGAGCGCGCTGTAGCGAGACGCATCGCGCACACGATCGACCCATTTATAGCGGGCAATCGCCGTGACCCAGGCGCCGAAGGGCTTCGAGGCCGCAAACGTGTGGCGTTTCGCGTGAATGGCCAGGAGCACCTCCTGCCTCGCATCGTCGGCGGCGGGATAGGGAAGCCGGCGCGCGTAGTAGGCCCGAAGCCACAGATCCAGCTCCCGCAGCAATCGCTCATATGCGTCTCCATCCCCTGCTCGCGCCGCAAGCAAGAGCCGGCCCCATCGCTCCGAACAATCGTTCCATCTCTCCCAACGGGCCGCCTTCCGGCGATCATGACGCGGCGGATCCGTATCCCCCCGGGGTCGTGCACGCCCGGGATCGTCGCCGCAGGACGATGGCGTCGCCATAGAGGACGTGATGTCGTCACCCGAGAGCGCTTTCATCTTCGAAGGCTCCTGTCGAGACACTCAAGCAGCGCGCTCGTTTCGAACGGCTTTCTGAGAAGGCAGAATGCGCCGATCGAGGCCGCTTCGGCGTCCAGCTGCTTGTGAGGAAGCGCGGTAATGAGAATCACCGGCGCTCCGACCTTCTGCTGCTGGAGCTCGCGAACGAGGTTGAGCCCACCCATTCCAGGCATGTGAACGTCGGCAATGATGCAGTCGAAGCTGAACCGGCCGGCGTAGCTCAGCAGCGCTTCGGCCCTGTCAAACGGCTCGGAGCGGTAGCCGATCGATCGCATCAGATCCACCAAAGACAGGCACAGGGCCTCGTCGTCATCGACGACACCTACGTAAGGGACCTTCACCTGACTTACCCTCGCAAGACGCGATCATCATCGAAACGCGATCGCAACACGGGCGATTGAAGCGCAAGCCGCTCTCCAGTTGACCAGGCGGCTGCTGTCGTGGCGTTCGATGCTTGTTCGCGAGAGGCACATGTTCGGTCTCCCCAACAGAGGAAAATCCAGTAGCTGCGCCATGATCGGTTGCGCATGTCGGCCTCGAGCATGCGTTCGGTGGGTGCCTCCGACAATCTCGCGATTGTGATGCACAGACCCATACTTTGGTATGGGTTTGCGGCGCCAAGGGCGAGCCACCGAGGGCGACGCGATGTCAGGCCACGCCGATCCCGGCCGCCTGCGGCCGAACAGCGCAAGTTTGAAAAAAGCACGATAATCCGCGCACAGCGCGTCCTTCGAAGCTTGGCTACCGTTCGGATAACGACAGACGTCGACGCCGCCCTTGCCGCCAATCCGCGACCTCGAGGATGAGACGACATCAGATGGACCATCTCATAAAGAAACTGTCCGAGCTCGATCTGGTCAGAGGTGATTTTGACTACCATGCCACGCGTGTGGCGATGATCATCGTCTTCTTCGTCTTCAGCTGCCAGAAATGGTTCGACTACGAAGCGCACGCGTTGATTCCGTTCATCAGCAATGGTCCGCTGATCTTCTGGCTGTATCCGGTGTTTGGCGTGCGCGGCGCGGCCTACTTCCTGGGTTCAGCGGAATTGCTGTTTGGATTGCTTCTTCTGCTCGGCTTCTGGAACAGAAGACTGGCGGTCCTGGGGTCGCTGGGTTCATGCGCGACCTATGTCGCCACCGTCACGATCATTCCGTTTTTCCCCGACGCCTGGGCCGCGCCGGCCGGCGGCTTTCCTGCGGCCACGTTGCCGTTCCTCTTCCTCATGAAGGACGTCGTACTGCTTGCGGCTTCCGTCTATCTGCTCAAGCGGGACCTCCTCCGGGCAGCAGCCGACGTATCGCCGGCTCAGAACGGGATTGTTCGACAGGAAGCGATGCAATAGCGCCGGGCAGCACTGGAAGAGCAGGATCAGCGTGCCGGGCCGCCTGATGAACGCAGCTTCCCAGCCGGCCGCCACGGCGTTGCGCGTATCCCAGGCGTGGCAGGCGATCATGCAGAGCTGCGAGGGACGGACGCCAAGTTCATTCTCCATTCGAGCGTAGGTTTGCGGCGACGGCTTACAGATCTTGACACTGTCCTCGCTGAATGACCTTTCGAAGAATCCCGCAATTCCCCCACGCTCAAAGCTGGAGGGTCTGGAACTTCAGCCAGGTTGTTCGCAGAGTGAACAGCCTGAAGCCAGCAGCGCGGAGCCGTCTTCCAGTTCACTATTCCGATCGATGACGGCTTTGCAGTTGGTTGAGCCACGCCCCGAAATCGGAATGTGGCCCATACCGCGGCTCCGATCCCGGCTATTGTTGGGGATTGGCGTTGGGAGTACGTTCCCGAACGGGACAGGTGAACACCTTTCCCTCCTTTTCAATCGACTGGCCGGCTAGTTCCGGAGTCCGGCAGATGGACGTATCCTCGCGGGTATCCACGAATGGCAATGCCGGTCTCAAGGCGTCATGGGACGACGGCGAGCGCGTCTTTTGCCGTGAATGGCGCCGGGGCGCCGATGGAGACGTCAACAGCGTCCTGACCGTAAGGGCGGCGACGGAACATCCGCCGGCCGCGGTCCTCGACCGGCTCGCCCATGAATACGCCTTGCGCGACGAACTCGATGGGACCTGGGCCGTACGGCCGCTGGAGCTGATCCGCGACGGTGGTCGAATCTTGCTGATACTGGAAGATCCCGGCAGCGAGCCGCTCGAACAACTGCTCGGCGCGCCGATGAAGCTGACCCGGTTTCTGCGATTGGCTCTCGGCATCACCACCGCCGTCGATCAGCTGCATCGGCAGGGCCTGGTCCACAAGGATTTGAAGCCGGCCAATCTTCTGGTGACCGGGGCAGACGAGGTCAGGATCACCGGATTTGGCCTCGCATCTCGCTTGCCGCGCGAGCGACAGCAGCTCGAACCACCGGAGACCATGGCGGGCACGCTGGCCTACATGGCGCCCGAGCAGACCGGCCGCATGAACCGGTCCGTCGATTCCCGCAGCGATCTGTACGCAATCGGCGTGACGTACTACCGGATGCTGACGGGCGCACTGCCGTTCACCGCGGCCAGTCCGATGGAATGGGTGCACAGCCACATCGCGAGACGTGCCGTTCCGCCCGCCGAACGAGTCAATGGCGTGCCTTATGCCGTGTCGGCGATCATCATGAAGCTCCTCGCCAAGACGGCCGAGGACCGCTACCAGACCGCAGCCGGTCTCAAGAGCGACCTCGAACGGTCACTCGCCGAATGGGAAGCGCAGGGACGAATCGATGATTTCGTCCTGGCCCAAACCGATACACCGGACCGCCTGCTGATTCCCGAACGGCTCTACGGCAGGGAGCACGAGATCGAGGCGTTGCTCACCTCGTTCGATCGCGTCACCCGGAGCGGCACGCCCGAGTTGAGTTGATCCTGGTGTCCGGCCCCTCCGGTATCGGCAAGTCCGCTTTCGTCGACGAAATGCACAAGGCCTTGATCCCGTTAGGAGGGTTCTTCGCCTCCGGCAAGTTCGATCAGCACAAGCGCGATATGCCTTACGCGACGCTCGCGCATGCGCTTCAAGGCCTTATCCGAGGCCTCCTCGCCAAGAGCGATGCCGATCTGGCACCCTGGCGTAGCGCACTGCACGAAGCGCTGGGCAATCTCGGTCAACTGATGGTGGATCTCGTACCGGAGCTGCGGCTGGTGATCGGGGATCAGCCACCTGTCCCGGATGCCCCCCGCAAGACGCACAGCGACGCTTCCAACTCGTCGTTCGACGCTTCATTGGCATCTTCGCCAAGCCTCACCATCCACTCGTGCTTTTCTTCGACGACCTGCAGTGGCTCGACGTGGCCACACTGGATCTGATCGCGTTTCTTCTGAACAGATCCGACCTGCAAAATCTGCTTCTCATTGCCGCCTATCGACGCAAGGATGTCGACGTCAAACATCCGCTGGCACAACGGCTCGTCGAAATTCGGGCCTCCCGTAAACGGGTGCGGGAAATCGACCTGGCACCCCTCACCAGCGCTGCCGTCGAGGAATTCACCGCGGATGCACTTCACTGCGAGCCGGCATACGCCATGCCCCTGGCGCAGCTGATATACGAGAAGACGAACGGGAATCCGTTCTTTCTCACGCAGTTTCTGCGGGCACTGGCCGAAGAAGAACTACTGGCCTTCGATCATGACAGGCGACAGTGGCACTGGGATCTCGAACGCATCAAGGAAAAGAGCTACGCCGAAAACGTCGCGCGTCTCATGGTCGGCAAGCTGAGCGGTTTGCGCGACGAGACACGTCGGGCCCTGCTGGAGCTGGCCTGCCTGGGCAACAGCGCCGAGATCGCAATGCTCTGCCTCGTGCACGGAGCATCGGAGCAGACGCTGCACGCTGATTTGCGAGACGCGACGCGTCTCGAGCTGGTCCGACGCCTCAAGAGCTCTTACGCGTTCGTGCACGATCGCGTGCAAGAGGCCGCTTATGCGCTTCAACCGGACCAGGACAGGCGAACGACCCTGCACCTTCGGATCGGTCTGGTCCTGGCAGCGCAGCTGACGCCCGACGAAACCAACGAGCGCGTCTATATCGTCGCCAACCAGCTGAACCGCGGCATCGCCGCTTTGACGAACGGCGCTGAACGCGAACAGGTCATTGCCGTCAATCTCGCCGCGGGCCGGCGCGCCCGAAATGCAACGGCTTACCACGCGGCGGCAACCTACCTTGAAATCGCCCGCGAACTGCTCGGAGAGGAAGGGCATCCGCGGTGCAGCCGGGACGCCTTCGCGATCGGCCTGCTCCACGCCGAATGCAAATTCCTACTCGGCGAGCTGAACACGGCGGAAGCGGAATTGACGGTCCTGTCGCAGAGCTGTTCGGACATTCAGGCGAGCGCCGAGGTCGCCAGACTCCAGGCGCAGCTATACACCACCGCGGGACAGCTCGAGCGCGCGGTCGACGTTTGCCTCGCATTTTTGCGCAGAACCGGGATTGACTGGTCTCCTCATCCCAGCCGCAGCGAGGTGGACGAGGATCGGCGACGCCTGCGGAGCTTGACCGAAAAGCTGTCCGACGAGCAGCTTCATGCGCTACCGCCGATGACCGATCCGGATCATCGTGCGACCATGGGCGTCCTGGCCGACCTCCTCACGCCTGCGTTTCTCACCGATCGCAACCTCTCCGACACCATGCTCTTGGAGGCCACTCGACTGACGCTCCAGCACGGGACCAGCCCTGAAGCGTGCTACCCGCTGACCGCCATATTCGGCGTGCTCGCGAGCAATTCAACCGATGCTGAACTTGGATTCCGGCTATCACAATTTGGCGCAGCCCTTGCTGACAGGCAGCCGCAGACAGGGCTGAGCGGCCGGGCGCTTTTGGTATTCGGCCTTCACGTGACCCCATGGATTCTCCCGATCCGATCGGGACGGCCGTTCATTCGGCGCGCACTCGCAATCTGCTTGACGACCGGAGATCTGGCATTCGCGGCGTATTCGCATCGCGGACTGATATCGGTGGATCTCTTCTGCGGCGATCCGCTCATGGACGTCTGCTCGCGCGCCGAGCGGTCTCTGGCATTCGCCGAGGGTCTGGGCGTCCGATTGGCTGCGGAGGGCCTCATCAGGCAACGAGATCTGGCGCAGAGCCTTATGGGGCGCAATGGCCGGAATGACTTCGAGAGCCCCGCGGCGCTTCAGCCCTCGGATGCGAGCGAACCGATAAGCGCCTTCTTCTACTACGCGACGCAAATTCAGATCGAAGTCATTGCCGGACGTGACGATGTCGCGATTGCCCTCGCCGCACGCGCAGAAGCGCTCTCATGGTGCGCCCGCTCTTATTCGGATTTCACCGAATACCGGTTCTACACGGCGCTCGCTCATGCCGGGGCTTATCACGCATCGCGCCCCGAGGATCGCGAGCGACGCCTCAACGACCTCCGCGAACACCACCGCAAGCTGACAGTCTGGTCCAACCGTTGCCCCGCGAATTACGCTGCCCGGCAGAAGCTCGTCGCGGCGGAGCTTGCGCGCATCGAAGGTCGCGAACTCGAGGCGGAACAACTGTACGAGGAATCGATCCGATTGGCGCAAGAATCC includes the following:
- the egtD gene encoding L-histidine N(alpha)-methyltransferase, producing MADLTAAFRYDIMEGLSLAPKAIPARWLYDRRGSALFEAITLLPEYYPTRTERSILASAASEIAALAGPGRAVIEFGSGSSAKTRLLLAETEPSAYVPIDISGEFLREVAAGLTHAFPGLPIYPTEADFTYPFSLPEEIGATARLGFFPGSTIGNLTVPAAVDLLRAMAVTLGAGSMLLIGIDRIKHQDVLLPAYDDTQGLTAAFNLNLLHRINRELGGSIPLGAFRHLARWNDAEARIEMHLEATRDVRFEVDGRVFSLSKGETIHTENSLKYGRRDAFVLLQAGGWHPVADWSDDSGLFSVILAEQRPAPAAP
- a CDS encoding YkgB family protein; protein product: MDHLIKKLSELDLVRGDFDYHATRVAMIIVFFVFSCQKWFDYEAHALIPFISNGPLIFWLYPVFGVRGAAYFLGSAELLFGLLLLLGFWNRRLAVLGSLGSCATYVATVTIIPFFPDAWAAPAGGFPAATLPFLFLMKDVVLLAASVYLLKRDLLRAAADVSPAQNGIVRQEAMQ
- a CDS encoding sigma-70 family RNA polymerase sigma factor, whose product is MLRELDLWLRAYYARRLPYPAADDARQEVLLAIHAKRHTFAASKPFGAWVTAIARYKWVDRVRDASRYSALALDEDIAIEDHEGAAISAAALDQLLGRLKPAQESVIRLVKLNGLSIARAAGATGQSAALVKINIHRGLKKLSTLVS
- a CDS encoding response regulator transcription factor, yielding MKVPYVGVVDDDEALCLSLVDLMRSIGYRSEPFDRAEALLSYAGRFSFDCIIADVHMPGMGGLNLVRELQQQKVGAPVILITALPHKQLDAEAASIGAFCLLRKPFETSALLECLDRSLRR
- a CDS encoding serine/threonine protein kinase; amino-acid sequence: MDVSSRVSTNGNAGLKASWDDGERVFCREWRRGADGDVNSVLTVRAATEHPPAAVLDRLAHEYALRDELDGTWAVRPLELIRDGGRILLILEDPGSEPLEQLLGAPMKLTRFLRLALGITTAVDQLHRQGLVHKDLKPANLLVTGADEVRITGFGLASRLPRERQQLEPPETMAGTLAYMAPEQTGRMNRSVDSRSDLYAIGVTYYRMLTGALPFTAASPMEWVHSHIARRAVPPAERVNGVPYAVSAIIMKLLAKTAEDRYQTAAGLKSDLERSLAEWEAQGRIDDFVLAQTDTPDRLLIPERLYGREHEIEALLTSFDRVTRSGTPELS